In the genome of Maniola jurtina chromosome 3, ilManJurt1.1, whole genome shotgun sequence, one region contains:
- the LOC123880560 gene encoding rRNA methyltransferase 3A, mitochondrial: protein MSKNIYHLTCAFMRHTPCFSSIRLYGRWMHRNPAKVMLPFESESKTIIKKEKIIDLSLSPDILKKSKNVPITPEENDDSKTSNINAEKSQKIKENRETMLKKRKFYLSQKKVFDDTGEIIYEKLKEKDGRISSLLVKLKSKKERIRTGQILVEGWRLIVDGLQAKCILKYVIFSRMEDLDHLRPLLPKTGVQFFKIPYKEIAMWSDVETSTGIFGVFEMPTPDNIKTFSRPLPLQFICDNVRTPGNLGAILRAAVGVGCEKVLLTKGCVDLWDPKVIRSAAGAHFRQSIYPSIDWEEMPKLLETNTSLFIADSDTRTTGEGTTEEEMLHNLVPIVPYYSVDFGNIKHVTLVIGGETEGISEDSYRFAASRNGLRLHIPLQRGVESLNTGMAAAVIAFEIRKQFIQAWTKAKLEAQEVKVK from the exons ATGTCTAAGAATATTTACCATCTAACTTGTGCATTTATGCGCCACACACCATGCTTTTCTTCTATTAGGTTATATGGCAGATGGATGCACAGAAATCCAGCTAAGGTCATGTTACCATTTGAATCGGAGTCCAAAACTatcattaaaaaagaaaagatcATAGACTTGAGCTTGAGTCCTGATATATTAAAAAAGTCAAAGAATGTGCCTATTACTCCAGAAGAAAATGATGATTCTAAAACGAGTAATATTAATGCAGAgaaatcacaaaaaattaaagagaacAGAGAAAccatgttaaaaaaaagaaaattttacctGAGCCAAAAAAAAGTCTTCGATGATACAGGTGAAATTATTTATGAAAAGCTAAAAGAAAAGGATGGGAGGATAag CTCTCTTCTTGTGAAACTGAAGTCGAAGAAAGAAAGGATACGTACTGGACAGATATTAGTGGAAGGATGGCGGTTAATAGTTGATGGATTGCAGGCAAAATGCATCTTAAAATATGTGATATTTAGCCGAATGGAGGATTTAGACCACCTCAGACCACTCCTCCCAAAGACAGGGGTCCAATTTTTTAAGATTCCGTATAAAGAGATAGCAATGTGGTCAGATGTAGAAACATCGACTGGGATTTTTG GTGTATTTGAAATGCCCACTCCTGACAACATCAAGACCTTTTCAAGGCCATTACCGTTGCAGTTTATTTGTGATAATGTACGTACACCTGGGAACCTCGGTGCAATACTTAGAGCAGCTGTGGGAGTTGGCTGTGAGAAAGTTCTTCTTACAAAAG GCTGCGTCGACCTTTGGGATCCAAAAGTAATAAGAAGTGCTGCAGGTGCACACTTTAGACAGTCCATATACCCCTCGATAGACTGGGAGGAAATGCCCAAACTATTGGAAACAAACACCTCACTATTTATAGCTGACAGTGATACAAGAACTACCGGTGAAGGAACAACAGAAGAGGAGATGTTACACAACCTTGTACCAATTGTGCCATATTACAGTGTTGATTTTGGGAATATCAAGCATGTTACACTTGTGATAGGTGGCGAGACAGAAGGAATTAGTGAAGACAGTTACAG ATTTGCAGCAAGCAGAAATGGCCTACGATTGCATATTCCTCTACAAAGAGGAGTTGAAAGTCTGAACACGGGAATGGCAGCGGCTGTCATAGCTTTTGAAATAAGGAAACAATTTATCCAAGCATGGACGAAGGCGAAACTAGAAGCACAAGAAGTAAaagttaaataa